In Ectothiorhodospiraceae bacterium 2226, a single window of DNA contains:
- a CDS encoding DUF2892 domain-containing protein gives MSVNSARVMKHTDPGLNAQFRADVEARVERLAAEGPQAIETRLRELEREWDIERVLEANAGSLAAMSALLAATNSRRWLLLTGVVGTFLTQHAVQGWCPPVPLFRRLGYRTTAEIDYERVALRAARGDFTGREDDPAAALDVAARTVGLHQR, from the coding sequence ATGTCGGTCAACTCCGCGCGGGTGATGAAACACACCGATCCGGGCTTGAACGCGCAGTTTCGTGCGGACGTGGAGGCGCGTGTGGAGCGGCTCGCGGCCGAGGGCCCGCAAGCCATCGAGACGCGCCTACGCGAGTTGGAGCGGGAGTGGGATATCGAGCGGGTACTGGAGGCCAACGCGGGGAGCTTGGCCGCCATGAGCGCGCTGCTCGCCGCCACGAACAGCCGGCGCTGGTTGTTGCTGACGGGAGTAGTCGGCACTTTTCTAACCCAGCACGCGGTGCAGGGTTGGTGTCCGCCGGTACCGTTATTCCGCCGCCTGGGCTATCGCACCACAGCGGAGATCGATTACGAGCGCGTGGCACTCAGGGCCGCGCGGGGCGACTTCACGGGCCGAGAGGACGATCCGGCTGCTGCTTTGGACGTTGCCGCTCGCACGGTGGGGCTGCACCAGCGCTAG
- the ribD gene encoding bifunctional diaminohydroxyphosphoribosylaminopyrimidine deaminase/5-amino-6-(5-phosphoribosylamino)uracil reductase RibD has product MSFTLQDHEHMARALGLARRGLYTTDPNPRVGCVLVRDGRVVGEGWHARAGEAHAEVHALRAAGEAARGATAYVTLEPCCHHGRTPPCSAALIDAGVARVVAAMEDPNPRVAGDGLRALAQAGVAVASGLMAAEAHALNPGFVARMERGRPWVRSKLAMSLDGRTAMASGESQWITGPAARADVQRWRARSSAILTGAGTVVADDPALTVREASLGRVDQPLRVVADSGLRTPPAARLLREPGTTLLATCGRHEAPARALEAAGAQLLRLPASDGGVDLAALLAELARREVNEVLVEAGAGLNGALLQAGLVDELVVYMAPVVLGDGARGLFHLPALTRMAERMRFDVREIRAVGEDLRLTLRPVEVG; this is encoded by the coding sequence ATGAGCTTCACGCTGCAAGACCACGAACACATGGCGCGTGCCCTCGGCTTGGCGCGGCGTGGTCTGTATACCACCGACCCGAACCCGCGCGTGGGCTGTGTGCTGGTGCGGGACGGGCGCGTGGTGGGCGAAGGATGGCACGCGCGCGCGGGCGAGGCGCATGCCGAGGTGCATGCGCTGCGCGCCGCGGGCGAGGCGGCCCGCGGGGCGACCGCCTATGTCACGCTGGAGCCCTGTTGTCACCATGGGCGCACGCCGCCCTGTAGCGCGGCGCTGATCGACGCGGGCGTGGCGCGCGTGGTGGCGGCCATGGAAGACCCCAATCCGCGTGTGGCCGGCGACGGCCTGCGGGCCCTGGCGCAGGCGGGGGTGGCGGTAGCGAGCGGGCTGATGGCCGCCGAGGCGCATGCGCTCAACCCCGGCTTCGTCGCGCGCATGGAACGGGGGCGACCCTGGGTGCGCAGCAAGCTCGCCATGAGCCTCGACGGACGCACCGCCATGGCCTCCGGTGAAAGCCAGTGGATCACCGGCCCGGCGGCGCGCGCCGATGTGCAGCGCTGGCGCGCGCGCAGCTCCGCCATTCTCACCGGCGCCGGCACCGTGGTCGCGGACGACCCGGCGCTCACCGTCCGCGAGGCGAGCCTGGGGCGGGTGGACCAGCCGCTGCGCGTGGTGGCCGACAGCGGGCTGCGCACGCCGCCGGCGGCGCGCCTGTTGCGCGAGCCGGGGACGACCTTGTTGGCCACCTGCGGGCGCCACGAGGCCCCCGCGCGGGCGCTCGAGGCGGCCGGGGCGCAACTCCTACGCCTGCCCGCGTCCGACGGCGGCGTGGACCTGGCCGCCTTGCTGGCCGAGTTGGCCCGGCGCGAGGTGAACGAGGTGTTGGTGGAGGCGGGTGCCGGGCTGAACGGCGCCTTGCTTCAGGCGGGGCTGGTCGACGAACTCGTCGTGTACATGGCCCCGGTGGTGCTGGGCGATGGCGCGCGGGGCCTGTTTCACCTGCCGGCACTGACGCGCATGGCCGAGCGCATGCGCTTCGACGTGCGCGAGATACGGGCGGTGGGGGAGGACCTGCGTTTGACCCTGCGCCCTGTGGAGGTGGGCTGA
- the ribB gene encoding 3,4-dihydroxy-2-butanone-4-phosphate synthase encodes MPLNSIEEIVADIRQGKMVILMDDEDRENEGDLIMAASLVRPEDINFMARYGRGLVCLTLTRERCERLRLPLMVSNTNDKHATNFTVSIEAAEGVTTGISAADRAVTVQAAVAPGAQPTDIVQPGHIFPLMAQPGGVLTRAGHTEAGCDLARLAGLEPAAVIVEILNEDGSMARRPDLEVFAAQHGLKIGTVADLIHYRLQHEHNVECAARCAMPTAHGEFRLHVYRDCVGGEVHLALVKGEPRADQPVLVRVHVENTLCDLFGSRREDCGWPLDDALARIAREPAGVLIVLRRALAPDELVRSVQDYALRDQGVELPRDEPRADLRTYGIGAQILMDLGVRRMRVLSAPKRMHGLSGFDLEVVEYVSE; translated from the coding sequence ATGCCGCTGAACAGCATCGAAGAGATAGTCGCCGACATCCGTCAGGGCAAGATGGTGATCCTGATGGACGACGAGGATCGCGAGAACGAGGGCGACCTGATCATGGCGGCCTCGTTGGTGCGCCCCGAGGACATCAACTTCATGGCCCGCTACGGGCGCGGCTTGGTGTGTCTCACCCTCACGCGCGAGCGCTGCGAGCGGCTGCGCCTGCCGCTCATGGTCAGCAACACCAACGACAAGCACGCCACCAATTTCACCGTCTCCATCGAGGCGGCCGAGGGCGTGACCACGGGGATCTCGGCGGCCGATCGCGCGGTGACGGTGCAGGCGGCGGTGGCGCCCGGCGCCCAGCCCACCGACATCGTGCAGCCGGGGCACATCTTTCCGCTCATGGCGCAGCCGGGCGGGGTGCTCACGCGCGCGGGGCACACCGAGGCGGGCTGCGATCTGGCCCGGCTGGCCGGTCTGGAGCCCGCGGCCGTCATCGTCGAGATTCTCAATGAGGACGGCTCCATGGCGCGGCGCCCGGATCTTGAGGTCTTTGCCGCCCAGCATGGGCTCAAGATCGGCACGGTGGCGGACCTGATCCACTACCGTTTGCAGCATGAGCACAACGTAGAGTGCGCCGCCCGCTGCGCGATGCCGACCGCGCACGGCGAGTTTCGGCTGCACGTCTACCGCGACTGCGTGGGGGGCGAGGTGCACCTTGCGCTGGTCAAGGGCGAGCCGCGGGCGGACCAGCCGGTGCTGGTGCGCGTGCATGTGGAGAACACCCTGTGCGATCTGTTCGGCAGCCGACGCGAGGACTGCGGCTGGCCGCTCGATGATGCCTTGGCGCGGATCGCCCGCGAGCCGGCCGGGGTACTGATCGTGCTGCGCCGCGCACTCGCGCCGGACGAGCTGGTGCGCAGCGTGCAGGACTACGCCCTGCGCGATCAGGGCGTGGAGTTGCCGCGCGATGAACCGCGTGCGGACCTGCGCACGTACGGAATCGGCGCGCAGATCCTGATGGACCTGGGCGTGCGGCGCATGCGCGTGCTGTCGGCGCCCAAGCGCATGCACGGCCTGTCGGGTTTCGATCTCGAAGTGGTGGAATACGTCAGTGAATAG
- a CDS encoding riboflavin synthase has translation MFTGIIQAVGEVAALEPRGGDLRLRVRSGALDLGDVALGDSIAVSGVCLTAVELPGDGFWADVSRETLACTTLGALGVGGRVNLEKALTPTTRLGGHLVSGHVDGLGVVVERRPEARSVRFVFEAPRELARYIAGKGSICIEGVSLTVNEVNGTRFGVNIVPHTLAHTTLDALLPGARVNLEVDVIARYLERLLLGEKAAEPGITEAFLEEHGFLRR, from the coding sequence ATGTTTACCGGGATCATTCAGGCGGTCGGCGAGGTCGCGGCGCTGGAGCCGCGCGGCGGCGACCTGCGCCTGCGGGTGCGCAGCGGCGCCTTGGATCTGGGCGATGTGGCGCTGGGCGACAGCATCGCGGTGAGCGGTGTGTGTCTGACCGCGGTGGAATTGCCGGGCGACGGCTTCTGGGCGGACGTCTCGCGCGAGACGCTGGCGTGCACCACACTCGGTGCGCTGGGCGTGGGCGGCCGCGTGAACCTGGAGAAGGCGCTCACGCCCACCACGCGGCTGGGCGGCCACCTGGTGAGCGGGCATGTGGACGGCCTCGGCGTAGTGGTCGAGCGCCGCCCCGAGGCGCGCTCGGTGCGTTTCGTGTTCGAGGCGCCGCGCGAACTGGCGCGCTACATCGCGGGTAAGGGCTCGATCTGCATCGAAGGCGTCAGTCTCACCGTGAACGAGGTGAACGGGACGCGCTTTGGGGTTAACATCGTGCCTCACACGCTCGCCCACACCACCCTGGATGCCCTGCTACCCGGGGCGCGGGTCAACCTCGAAGTGGACGTCATCGCCCGGTATCTGGAGCGACTGCTGCTCGGCGAGAAGGCCGCCGAGCCGGGCATCACCGAGGCCTTCCTGGAGGAACACGGCTTTTTGCGCCGCTAG
- the nusB gene encoding transcription antitermination factor NusB, with product MSRHKRSNARRLALQALYQWDLADQDARAIQQQFVEDEELSGAELEYFQGLLQGVARECAALDRDISPHLDRSLAGLDPVERAVLRLGAFELRFHPEIPYRVVINEAVELAKTFGADQGHKYVNGILDKVARAVREVEVAARQGRR from the coding sequence ATGAGTCGTCACAAGCGCAGTAACGCGCGCCGCTTGGCCTTGCAGGCCCTCTACCAGTGGGACCTCGCCGACCAGGACGCGCGCGCCATCCAACAGCAGTTCGTGGAGGACGAGGAGCTCTCGGGTGCCGAGCTGGAGTACTTCCAGGGCCTGCTGCAGGGCGTCGCGCGCGAGTGCGCGGCCCTGGACCGCGATATCAGTCCCCACCTCGACCGCTCCCTGGCGGGTCTCGATCCGGTCGAGCGCGCGGTGTTGCGCCTGGGCGCGTTTGAGCTGCGCTTTCATCCCGAGATTCCCTATCGCGTGGTGATCAACGAGGCCGTGGAGCTCGCCAAGACCTTCGGCGCGGACCAGGGGCACAAGTACGTCAACGGTATCCTCGACAAGGTGGCGCGCGCCGTGCGCGAGGTCGAGGTGGCGGCGCGCCAGGGGCGGCGCTAG
- the galE gene encoding UDP-glucose 4-epimerase GalE: MVKVLARAGHEVVTLDNLSTGYRDAVVAGELIAGDIADTELLDRLFGARRFDGVMHFASYIQVGESVREPAMYYRNNVLNTLNLLEAMVRHGAPPFIFSSTAAVFGEPRQVPIDDHQPRAPINPYGHSKAMVEQMLEDFDHAYGLKSICLRYFNAAGADPDGAVGERHEPETHLIPLVLQAASGRREAISVFGRDYDTPDGTCIRDYIHVMDLCDAHLLALERLLQGGASDRYNLGNGQGFSVQEVIEAARRVTRCPIEVREAPRRAGDPARLVADAGRAREVLGWQPRYAALDTIVAHAWAWERKMAGLAAA, encoded by the coding sequence ATGGTGAAGGTGCTCGCGCGCGCGGGCCACGAGGTGGTGACGCTGGACAATCTGTCGACCGGCTACCGGGACGCGGTGGTGGCAGGGGAGCTGATCGCGGGGGATATCGCGGACACCGAACTGCTGGACCGGTTGTTTGGGGCGCGGCGCTTCGACGGCGTGATGCACTTTGCGTCCTACATTCAGGTGGGCGAGTCGGTGCGCGAACCGGCGATGTATTACCGCAACAACGTGCTGAACACCCTCAACCTGCTCGAGGCGATGGTGCGCCACGGCGCGCCGCCGTTCATTTTCTCGTCCACCGCCGCGGTGTTCGGCGAGCCGCGGCAGGTGCCCATCGACGATCATCAACCGCGGGCGCCCATCAATCCTTACGGTCATAGCAAGGCGATGGTCGAACAGATGCTGGAGGATTTCGATCACGCGTACGGGCTCAAGTCGATCTGCCTGCGCTATTTCAATGCCGCGGGCGCCGACCCCGACGGCGCCGTCGGCGAGCGCCACGAGCCGGAGACCCACCTCATTCCGTTGGTGTTGCAGGCCGCTTCGGGGCGGCGCGAAGCCATCAGCGTGTTCGGGCGCGATTACGACACCCCCGACGGCACCTGCATTCGTGACTATATCCACGTCATGGACCTGTGCGACGCGCATCTACTGGCGCTGGAGCGGCTGTTGCAAGGCGGCGCGAGCGACCGCTACAACCTCGGCAACGGGCAGGGTTTCTCGGTGCAGGAGGTGATCGAGGCGGCGCGGCGCGTCACGCGCTGTCCGATCGAGGTGCGCGAGGCGCCGCGGCGCGCCGGCGATCCCGCGCGACTGGTGGCCGATGCCGGCCGCGCGCGCGAGGTGCTCGGCTGGCAGCCGCGCTATGCGGCACTCGATACCATCGTCGCGCACGCCTGGGCCTGGGAGCGCAAGATGGCGGGTCTGGCGGCCGCGTAG
- the nrdR gene encoding transcriptional repressor NrdR, with the protein MRCPFCGAPDTKVIDSRLANEGDMVRRRRECLTCAERFTTFESAELAMPRVVKRDGTRVPFDEQRLRGGMQRALEKRPVDTEAVEAAINRIKHRIRATGEREVASSDIGEWVMLELRALDQVAYVRFASVYRSFQDMRAFREEIERLESEAPPAENGRQMPLLPANGRKPPKR; encoded by the coding sequence ATGCGTTGTCCGTTCTGTGGAGCGCCCGACACCAAGGTCATCGACTCGCGCCTGGCCAACGAGGGCGACATGGTGCGCCGGCGGCGCGAATGCCTGACCTGCGCCGAGCGCTTCACGACCTTCGAGTCGGCCGAGCTCGCCATGCCGCGGGTGGTCAAGCGCGATGGCACGCGGGTGCCGTTCGATGAGCAGAGGCTGCGCGGCGGGATGCAGCGGGCGTTGGAGAAGCGGCCGGTCGATACCGAGGCCGTGGAGGCGGCGATCAACCGCATCAAGCATCGCATCCGCGCCACCGGCGAGCGCGAGGTCGCCTCGAGCGATATCGGCGAGTGGGTGATGCTGGAGCTGCGCGCGCTCGACCAGGTGGCCTACGTGCGTTTCGCCTCGGTGTACCGCAGCTTTCAGGACATGCGCGCCTTCCGTGAAGAAATCGAGCGTCTGGAGAGCGAGGCGCCGCCGGCCGAGAACGGCCGGCAGATGCCCTTGTTGCCGGCCAACGGCCGTAAGCCGCCCAAGCGATGA
- the ribE gene encoding 6,7-dimethyl-8-ribityllumazine synthase: MANIKTTEGDFAARGGRYGLVVGRFNSFVVDSLEGGAIDTLRRHGVAERDIEVVRVPGAFEIPLVVQRLAATRKFDAIIALGAVIRGGTPHFDYVAGECSKGLAQLALKHDLPVAFGVLTVDTIEQAIERAGTKAGNKGVEAALSAIEMVNLFKQLEG; this comes from the coding sequence ATGGCTAACATCAAAACGACGGAAGGCGATTTCGCCGCGCGCGGCGGGCGCTACGGCCTGGTGGTGGGGCGCTTCAACAGCTTTGTGGTGGACAGCCTCGAGGGCGGGGCGATCGACACCTTGCGCCGCCACGGCGTGGCCGAGCGCGACATCGAGGTGGTGCGGGTGCCCGGCGCCTTCGAGATTCCGCTGGTCGTCCAGCGCCTCGCGGCCACCCGCAAGTTCGACGCCATTATCGCGCTGGGTGCGGTGATTCGCGGCGGCACGCCGCATTTCGACTATGTGGCGGGCGAGTGCAGCAAAGGCCTGGCGCAGCTCGCGCTCAAGCACGACCTGCCGGTCGCCTTCGGGGTGCTGACGGTGGACACCATCGAGCAGGCCATCGAGCGCGCCGGCACCAAGGCCGGCAACAAGGGCGTCGAGGCGGCGCTCTCCGCCATCGAGATGGTCAACCTTTTCAAGCAGCTCGAGGGCTGA
- the psd gene encoding phosphatidylserine decarboxylase (Phosphatidylserine decarboxylase is synthesized as a single chain precursor. Generation of the pyruvoyl active site from a Ser is coupled to cleavage of a Gly-Ser bond between the larger (beta) and smaller (alpha chains). It is an integral membrane protein.) — MAASWLDRVLTLPQYALPHHALSLLAHRLTRLRRPAALKNAMIRAFIRAYGVDMNLAAEPTPEAYPDFNSFFTRPLVPGARPIAEPPEGIVSPADGAFSQLGSIAGDQIFQAKGHQYTLQALLGGGAADAAPFLGGQFATIYLSPKDYHRVHMPCAGTLRSMLHVPGRLFSVNSRTARVVPGLFARNERVVALFDTEAGPMAVILVGALFVAGIEMVWSGLVTPPTRARVRRWDYEDGPQLARGAELGRFNMGSTVIVLFPPGAMAWEPHHGPTDAVQMGELLGRMLR, encoded by the coding sequence GTGGCCGCCTCCTGGCTCGATCGTGTCCTGACTCTGCCGCAGTACGCGCTCCCGCACCACGCCCTGTCGCTGCTCGCCCACCGCCTGACGCGCCTGCGGCGCCCGGCCGCGTTGAAGAACGCCATGATCCGGGCGTTCATCCGCGCCTACGGCGTGGACATGAACTTGGCCGCCGAACCGACGCCGGAGGCCTACCCGGACTTCAACAGTTTCTTCACCCGGCCCCTGGTGCCCGGCGCCCGCCCCATCGCCGAGCCGCCCGAGGGAATCGTCAGCCCCGCCGACGGCGCCTTCAGTCAACTGGGCAGCATCGCGGGCGACCAAATCTTCCAGGCCAAAGGTCACCAGTACACTCTGCAGGCCCTGCTCGGTGGCGGCGCGGCGGACGCCGCTCCCTTTCTGGGCGGCCAATTCGCCACCATCTACCTCAGCCCCAAAGACTATCACCGGGTGCACATGCCCTGCGCGGGAACCCTGCGCAGCATGCTGCACGTCCCCGGGCGCCTGTTCAGCGTCAACAGCCGCACCGCCCGCGTGGTACCGGGGCTGTTCGCGCGCAACGAACGCGTCGTGGCGCTGTTCGACACCGAGGCCGGGCCCATGGCGGTCATTCTGGTGGGCGCGCTGTTCGTGGCGGGCATCGAAATGGTCTGGTCGGGACTGGTGACGCCCCCCACCCGTGCGCGCGTGCGGCGCTGGGATTATGAAGACGGGCCGCAGCTCGCGCGGGGCGCCGAACTCGGTCGCTTCAACATGGGCTCCACGGTGATCGTGTTGTTCCCGCCCGGCGCGATGGCCTGGGAGCCGCACCATGGGCCCACCGACGCCGTGCAAATGGGCGAACTGCTGGGGCGCATGCTGCGCTGA
- a CDS encoding serine hydroxymethyltransferase: MFSREMRIAGYDDELWAAMEAERVRQEDHIELIASENYASPRVMEAQGSVLTNKYAEGYPGKRYYGGCEYVDVAERLAIERAKQLFGAAYANVQPHSGSQANAAVYFALLNPGDTILGMSLAHGGHLTHGAKVNFSGKLFNAVQYGLDEATGEIDYAQVERLAKEHRPKMIVAGFSAYSRVVDWQRFRDIADEVGAYLFVDMAHVAGLVAAGVYPNPTFIADVTTSTTHKTLRGPRGGIILARENPDIEKRLNSLVFPGTQGGPLMHVIAAKAVAFKEALEPEFRAYQERVRDNARVMANTMMERGYKIVSGGTDNHLFLVDLVDKGITGKAADDALGRAHITVNKNSVPNDPQSPFVTSGIRIGTPAATTRGFGEAEVRDLAGWICDVLDDVENEDTVARVREQVRALCARFPVYGR, translated from the coding sequence ATGTTCAGCCGAGAGATGCGCATTGCCGGGTACGACGACGAGCTTTGGGCCGCCATGGAGGCCGAGCGGGTTCGCCAGGAGGATCACATCGAGCTGATCGCCTCGGAGAACTACGCCAGCCCCCGGGTCATGGAGGCGCAGGGCTCGGTGCTGACCAACAAGTACGCCGAGGGGTATCCCGGTAAGCGCTACTACGGCGGCTGCGAGTACGTGGACGTTGCCGAGCGGTTGGCCATCGAACGCGCCAAGCAGTTGTTCGGCGCCGCCTACGCGAACGTGCAGCCGCATTCGGGTTCGCAGGCCAACGCGGCGGTGTATTTCGCGTTACTGAACCCCGGCGACACCATCCTCGGCATGAGCCTCGCGCACGGAGGCCACCTCACCCACGGCGCCAAGGTGAACTTCTCCGGCAAGCTGTTCAACGCCGTGCAGTACGGTCTGGACGAGGCCACCGGCGAGATCGACTACGCACAGGTCGAGCGCCTCGCCAAGGAGCACCGGCCCAAGATGATCGTGGCGGGCTTCTCCGCCTACTCGCGCGTGGTGGACTGGCAGCGCTTTCGCGATATCGCCGACGAGGTGGGCGCGTATCTGTTCGTGGACATGGCGCACGTGGCCGGCCTGGTGGCGGCGGGCGTGTATCCCAACCCCACGTTCATCGCCGACGTGACCACCTCCACCACGCACAAGACCCTGCGCGGGCCGCGCGGCGGCATCATCCTCGCGCGCGAGAACCCCGATATCGAAAAGCGGCTGAATTCGCTGGTGTTCCCCGGCACGCAGGGCGGTCCGCTGATGCACGTCATCGCGGCCAAGGCGGTGGCCTTCAAGGAAGCGCTGGAGCCGGAGTTCCGCGCCTACCAGGAGCGGGTGCGGGACAACGCGCGCGTCATGGCCAACACCATGATGGAGCGGGGCTACAAGATCGTCTCCGGCGGTACCGACAACCACCTGTTTCTGGTCGACCTGGTCGACAAGGGCATCACCGGCAAGGCCGCCGACGATGCGCTCGGTCGTGCGCACATCACGGTCAACAAGAACAGCGTGCCCAATGACCCGCAGTCGCCGTTCGTCACCAGCGGCATCCGCATCGGCACGCCCGCGGCGACCACCCGCGGTTTTGGCGAGGCGGAAGTGCGCGACCTCGCCGGCTGGATCTGCGACGTGCTGGACGACGTGGAGAACGAGGACACGGTGGCGCGCGTGCGCGAGCAGGTGCGCGCGCTGTGCGCGCGCTTCCCGGTGTACGGCCGCTGA
- a CDS encoding SCO family protein yields the protein MQNTNRLAQYFVSLIILVGALALGIGLSLWLTADRASAPLPELRYGTALPEAQPLDDFTLVDHHGQAFDRSRLTGQWTLAFFGFTNCPDVCPTTLAVLDDVKQRLAQQGYEDQLQVAFVSVDPARDTPAQVAAYMNHFNPEFVGVTGELEQIRRLTRQVGIVFVHEQGKVEGAYDVHHSAAVLLFDPQGRWSALFSSPHYGEDMSQDMLTILQHYEG from the coding sequence ATGCAAAACACCAACCGCCTTGCCCAGTACTTTGTCAGCCTGATCATCCTCGTAGGGGCTCTAGCCCTGGGCATCGGCCTCAGCCTATGGCTGACGGCCGACCGCGCGTCCGCCCCGCTGCCGGAACTGCGCTACGGCACCGCCCTGCCGGAGGCGCAGCCGCTCGACGACTTCACCCTGGTCGACCATCACGGACAAGCGTTCGACCGCTCTCGCCTGACGGGGCAGTGGACGCTGGCCTTCTTCGGGTTCACCAACTGCCCGGACGTCTGCCCCACCACGCTGGCGGTGCTGGACGACGTGAAGCAGCGCCTCGCCCAACAGGGCTACGAGGACCAGCTGCAGGTCGCGTTCGTCTCGGTCGACCCGGCCCGCGATACGCCGGCGCAGGTCGCGGCCTACATGAACCACTTCAACCCCGAGTTCGTGGGCGTGACCGGCGAGCTGGAGCAGATCCGCCGCCTCACCCGCCAAGTGGGCATCGTGTTCGTGCACGAGCAGGGGAAAGTAGAAGGCGCCTATGACGTGCATCACAGCGCCGCCGTGCTGCTGTTCGACCCGCAGGGGCGCTGGTCCGCGCTGTTCTCCTCGCCGCACTACGGCGAGGACATGAGCCAGGACATGCTGACCATCCTGCAGCACTACGAGGGCTGA
- a CDS encoding copper chaperone PCu(A)C, which produces MRRAIAYLLLMLATSPALATELRVTDPWVREAPPTAHVMAGYLTLHNDSAETRRLVGVSAAGFGMSELHRTVMAEGVARMEHITNLPIEAGATAVLEPGGHHLMLMHPSQVPGAGATVAIELQFDDGSTLQFDAPVQRRRDGGQRHHDHSGHGSHSGHHGH; this is translated from the coding sequence ATGCGCCGCGCTATCGCCTACCTGCTGTTGATGCTGGCGACGTCGCCCGCCCTGGCCACGGAGCTGCGCGTCACCGACCCCTGGGTGCGCGAAGCACCGCCGACGGCGCACGTCATGGCCGGCTACCTCACGCTCCACAACGACAGCGCCGAGACGCGCCGCCTGGTGGGCGTCTCCGCGGCCGGTTTCGGTATGTCGGAGCTGCACCGCACCGTCATGGCCGAAGGCGTCGCGCGTATGGAACACATTACCAACCTGCCCATCGAGGCCGGCGCCACCGCGGTCTTGGAGCCCGGCGGCCACCACCTCATGCTGATGCACCCAAGCCAGGTCCCTGGCGCGGGCGCGACGGTCGCCATCGAACTGCAGTTCGACGATGGCAGCACGCTGCAGTTCGACGCCCCGGTGCAGCGCCGGCGCGACGGCGGGCAGCGCCATCACGATCACTCCGGGCACGGCAGTCACTCCGGCCACCACGGTCACTAG
- the thiL gene encoding thiamine-phosphate kinase produces the protein MGEFDLIARHFARLGAQRRDVTLGVGDDAALLAPPAGQHLVVAVDTLVAGVHFPTDTAAADIGHKALAVNLSDLAAMGAQPAWFTLSLTLPRADEAWLTAFAGGLRALAEAHGVQLVGGDTTRGPLTISVQVLGFAPPEAALRRSGARPGDGVYVSGTLGDAALGLAAVQGRVELPGESARRLRTRLDRPTPRVALGLALRGLATSAIDLSDGLAGDLTHILAASGVGAVLDCTALPLAAEVRAWGETEPAAWRLALSGGDDYELCFTAPPAQQAAVERACAQAGVPCTRIGSIVAGEGLQLRGRDGVPLPVPLRGYEHFAEERDADPR, from the coding sequence ATGGGCGAGTTCGACCTGATCGCGCGGCATTTCGCCCGCCTGGGCGCACAGCGCCGCGACGTCACGCTCGGCGTGGGCGACGACGCCGCGCTGCTCGCACCGCCCGCCGGCCAGCATCTGGTGGTGGCGGTCGACACGCTGGTGGCGGGTGTCCATTTCCCCACCGATACGGCAGCCGCCGACATCGGCCACAAGGCCTTGGCGGTCAACCTCAGCGACCTGGCGGCGATGGGCGCACAGCCCGCCTGGTTCACCCTCAGCCTGACCCTGCCCCGCGCCGACGAGGCGTGGCTGACCGCGTTCGCGGGCGGCTTGCGCGCCCTGGCCGAGGCGCACGGCGTGCAACTTGTGGGCGGCGACACCACCCGCGGGCCCTTGACCATCAGCGTACAAGTGCTCGGCTTCGCGCCGCCCGAGGCCGCGCTGCGTCGCAGCGGGGCGCGACCGGGCGACGGCGTCTACGTCAGCGGCACGCTGGGCGACGCCGCGCTGGGGCTGGCGGCGGTGCAGGGGCGTGTCGAGCTGCCCGGCGAGTCGGCGCGGCGCCTGCGCACCCGCTTGGATCGTCCCACGCCCCGGGTGGCGCTGGGGCTCGCCTTGCGCGGGCTCGCCACTAGCGCCATCGATCTCTCCGACGGTCTAGCCGGCGATCTCACGCATATCCTGGCGGCCAGCGGCGTGGGGGCGGTGCTCGACTGTACGGCGCTGCCGCTGGCGGCCGAGGTGCGTGCCTGGGGCGAGACGGAGCCGGCGGCGTGGCGGCTGGCGCTGTCCGGCGGGGACGACTACGAACTCTGCTTTACCGCGCCCCCCGCGCAGCAGGCGGCGGTGGAGCGCGCCTGCGCACAGGCGGGCGTGCCCTGCACCCGGATCGGCAGCATCGTGGCGGGGGAGGGTCTGCAACTGCGCGGGCGCGACGGCGTCCCCCTGCCGGTCCCGCTGCGGGGCTACGAGCACTTCGCCGAGGAACGGGACGCCGATCCACGCTGA